The following DNA comes from Arcobacter cloacae.
ACTTGAGGTCTAACTCCTCCAAATCCTTTTGCGTATTCAATATCTTCTACACTTAAAGATGGAACAATTTTTTGTGCATCTTTAACAAATAGTTTTTTATTAATTCCTGGAACTTCAAATAAGAAGTTTCTAAATACATAATTTCTGATATCTGAATCTTTTAATAAATCCCAGAAAATTTTCATAATGCTTCCGTCAAAGTTCATAGTTTTTAAACATTGGAAGAATGATTTTCCACCTTTGTATCTTTCAAGAACTAATAATGCTAATGCAGTTGGTCCAAATCTTGTTTTTCCATTTTCTAAAATATCTGGATCTCCATGAAGAGCAGCAAATGGTAATTTATCATTTTGTACCATATAAACTTTACCATTTAAGTAAGTTCCATTTGTGATATAGAATGAACCAGCCATAGATAAAGAACCCATATGTTTTCCGAAGCCCATTTTGTGAGCTAAGTATAATGAATGAGCACCAGCATTTACAACAACGAAATCAGCTGTATAAACAGTACCATTTACAGTTGTTAATTTGAATTTTTTACCAATTTGTTCAATCTCTTCAACTTCAGAATTAAAGAACACATCAGTTGTTTTAGAACTATCAGCATTTTGACCAGCTTTTACTAATTCTTTAGTCATTGCACCAAAATCTACAGTTGTATATTGGTCATTTGTTCCCATTGCAATAATTGGTTCAGGTCTATCTTTAGTTCTTTCTTTGTCAGCATAAACTAATAAAGGCTCTTTTTCTCTTAAAGCTTCTTTATCCCATAACTCTAAATAAGGGAAAATTTCTTTAAATTTATTATATCTGTCAGTTATAAACTGAACTTCTTTTTCTCCAACACCTAAAGCCATTTTTTGGTGTTTAAACATAATTTTGTCTTGAAGGTCATACATTAGATTGAATTTTTCAATCATTTTTGCAGTTCTTTTTGTAATTTTTGCTTTTTCAAAAGTATAATTTGTTTCAATGTCTCCCACGTGGATAGTTTGAGAGTTACTAGTTCCTTTTGAGTTTAACGTTGCAAGATCTTCATATTTTTCTAGTAAACAAATACTGCTTACATCAGAGTATTTTGCTAATTCAAAAAATAGAGCTGCTCCAGAGATTCCTCCACCAACAATTACTACTTCATAGTGTTTTTCATTCATTTATCTTTCCTATGCTTTTTGTGAAATATTTGGTGATTCTAACATATATATTTTTTATTTTACATAAATGCTACATAAATTTGAACAATTCTAATATAATTCATAGATTTTAGTAACAAAAATAATTTGTATTCCATAAATATTGTTTTAAATTTAATTGGATATAATCTACGATTTATTAAAATGAAACTATAAATATTTGAAAATGAAGGTGTTATAATGGATTATAAAGAGAGTTTACTACTTCCTAAAACAGATTTCCCAATGAGAGGAAATCTTCCTCAAAATGAACCTATTAAATATAAACAATGGGATGAAAAAAAAGTTTATGAAAGAATGAAACAAAATAGAGTAGGTTGTGAATCATTTACTCTTCATGATGGACCTCCTTATGC
Coding sequences within:
- a CDS encoding FAD-dependent oxidoreductase, producing the protein MNEKHYEVVIVGGGISGAALFFELAKYSDVSSICLLEKYEDLATLNSKGTSNSQTIHVGDIETNYTFEKAKITKRTAKMIEKFNLMYDLQDKIMFKHQKMALGVGEKEVQFITDRYNKFKEIFPYLELWDKEALREKEPLLVYADKERTKDRPEPIIAMGTNDQYTTVDFGAMTKELVKAGQNADSSKTTDVFFNSEVEEIEQIGKKFKLTTVNGTVYTADFVVVNAGAHSLYLAHKMGFGKHMGSLSMAGSFYITNGTYLNGKVYMVQNDKLPFAALHGDPDILENGKTRFGPTALALLVLERYKGGKSFFQCLKTMNFDGSIMKIFWDLLKDSDIRNYVFRNFLFEVPGINKKLFVKDAQKIVPSLSVEDIEYAKGFGGVRPQVLNKTEKKLMLGEASITELEGIIFNMTPSPGATSCLGNAERDIKKVCQSLGKTFYEDQFLADFTDAE